A genomic window from Melopsittacus undulatus isolate bMelUnd1 chromosome 7, bMelUnd1.mat.Z, whole genome shotgun sequence includes:
- the SPP1 gene encoding osteopontin isoform X2, with protein sequence MKVAVLCLCLISITAAWPVSKTKQHAISASSEEKYDPKAHHSHRYHHVNSQSWESLQQPQNDLASPQQTLYSSEESVDVPEQFPDVSSKSHEDVDDDDDDNDSNDTDESDEAVTSLPTDIPVTAPFPPFPFTRGDNAGRGDSVAYRMRARASVVKSSNLRKAAKKLIAYDATEEDESALDADSQQVGLSQEHPAAHRSLVKHISREWADKSHGQDSSELDSKQRDRSLENDSRQKFDSHEADDDSKSGIREDSHHSVESRESQVRVSAEIPDDNSNQTLESSEDAQDRHSIENNEVTL encoded by the exons ATGAAGGTGGCAGTTCTGTGTTTATGCCTTATCAGCATTACTGCTGCATGGCCA GTGAGTAAAACCAAGCAGCATGCCATTTCTGCCAGCTCcgaagaaaaatat GACCCCAAGGCCCATCACTCACACAGATACCACCACGTGAATTCTCAGTCTTGGGAGAGTCTGCAACAGCCACAGAATGACCTGGCGTCACCTCAGCAG ACTCTCTACTCTTCAGAGGAAAGTGTGGATGTCCCAGAACAG TTCCCTGATGTGTCAAGCAAGAGCCATGAAGAtgtggatgatgatgatgatgataatgattcCAATGATACAGATGAATCTGATGAGGCTGTCACAAGtttacccacagacattccagtGACTGCACCATTCCCACCTTTCCCCTTCACCCGGGGAGACAATGCTGGCAGAGGCGACAGTGTGGCCTACAGAATGAGGGCAAGAGCCTCAGTGGTGAAATCTAGCAACCTCCGCAAAGCTGCAAAGAAG CTCATCGCCTATGATGCCACCGAGGAGGATGAGAGTGCCCTGGATGCAGACAGCCAGCAAGTGGGACTCTCCCAGGAGCATCCTGCTGCCCACCGCTCCCTGGTGAAACACATCAGCAGGGAATGGGCTGACAAGAGCCACGGGCAGGACAGCAGTGAGCTGGACAGCAAGCAGCGTGACCGGAGCCTGGAAAATGACAGCCGGCAGAAGTTTGATAGCCATGAGGCAGATGATGATAGCAAGTCTGGTATCAGAGAGGACAGCCACCACAGTGTGGAAAGCAGGGAGAGCCAGGTCCGCGTTTCAGCAGAGATCCCTGACGATAACAGCAACCAAACGTTGGAGAGTTCCGAGGATGCTCAAGACCGTCACAGCATCGAAAACAACGAAGTCACTCTTTAA
- the SPP1 gene encoding osteopontin isoform X1: MKVAVLCLCLISITAAWPVSKTKQHAISASSEEKYDPKAHHSHRYHHVNSQSWESLQQPQNDLASPQQTLYSSEESVDVPEQQFPDVSSKSHEDVDDDDDDNDSNDTDESDEAVTSLPTDIPVTAPFPPFPFTRGDNAGRGDSVAYRMRARASVVKSSNLRKAAKKLIAYDATEEDESALDADSQQVGLSQEHPAAHRSLVKHISREWADKSHGQDSSELDSKQRDRSLENDSRQKFDSHEADDDSKSGIREDSHHSVESRESQVRVSAEIPDDNSNQTLESSEDAQDRHSIENNEVTL, encoded by the exons ATGAAGGTGGCAGTTCTGTGTTTATGCCTTATCAGCATTACTGCTGCATGGCCA GTGAGTAAAACCAAGCAGCATGCCATTTCTGCCAGCTCcgaagaaaaatat GACCCCAAGGCCCATCACTCACACAGATACCACCACGTGAATTCTCAGTCTTGGGAGAGTCTGCAACAGCCACAGAATGACCTGGCGTCACCTCAGCAG ACTCTCTACTCTTCAGAGGAAAGTGTGGATGTCCCAGAACAG CAGTTCCCTGATGTGTCAAGCAAGAGCCATGAAGAtgtggatgatgatgatgatgataatgattcCAATGATACAGATGAATCTGATGAGGCTGTCACAAGtttacccacagacattccagtGACTGCACCATTCCCACCTTTCCCCTTCACCCGGGGAGACAATGCTGGCAGAGGCGACAGTGTGGCCTACAGAATGAGGGCAAGAGCCTCAGTGGTGAAATCTAGCAACCTCCGCAAAGCTGCAAAGAAG CTCATCGCCTATGATGCCACCGAGGAGGATGAGAGTGCCCTGGATGCAGACAGCCAGCAAGTGGGACTCTCCCAGGAGCATCCTGCTGCCCACCGCTCCCTGGTGAAACACATCAGCAGGGAATGGGCTGACAAGAGCCACGGGCAGGACAGCAGTGAGCTGGACAGCAAGCAGCGTGACCGGAGCCTGGAAAATGACAGCCGGCAGAAGTTTGATAGCCATGAGGCAGATGATGATAGCAAGTCTGGTATCAGAGAGGACAGCCACCACAGTGTGGAAAGCAGGGAGAGCCAGGTCCGCGTTTCAGCAGAGATCCCTGACGATAACAGCAACCAAACGTTGGAGAGTTCCGAGGATGCTCAAGACCGTCACAGCATCGAAAACAACGAAGTCACTCTTTAA